Proteins from a genomic interval of Oncorhynchus tshawytscha isolate Ot180627B unplaced genomic scaffold, Otsh_v2.0 Un_contig_5351_pilon_pilon, whole genome shotgun sequence:
- the LOC112240084 gene encoding photoreceptor-specific nuclear receptor, with amino-acid sequence MEEHLSNIHPSSSPSDSSGSSGTDCDSRGAKSPAPGKALSPALLCKVCGDTSSGKHYGIYACNGCSGFFKRSVRRRLIYRCQAGTGMCPVDKAHRNQCQACRLKKCLQAGMNKDAVQNERQPRSTSQVRLDSIDVDTDKEHLSTTRDPTSSSTSCSVITRPHITSTSISSSSAPPQRCAPPSPQNNHRFMVSLMTAETCAKLEPEDVDENIDVTSNEPERESSDYHLSLYPSSTENVYETSARLLFMSVKWAKNLPVFSNLPFRDQVILLEEAWSELFLLCAIQWSLPLDSCPLLSLPDLSPPTMQSKTSYTSVDLRLLQEVFSRFKALVVDPTEFACLKAIVLFKPETRGLKDPEQVENLQDQSQVMLGQHIRSHYSSQPARFGKLLLLLPSLRFVSSERIELLFFHRTIGNTPMEKLLCDMFKN; translated from the exons ATGGAGGAACACCTGTCTAACATCCATCCTTCCTCGTCTCCGAGTGACTCTTCAGGGAGCAGTGGCACCGACTGTGACAGCAGAGGAG CAAAGAGTCCAGCCCCTGGTAAAGCCCTGAGTCCAGCCCTGCTCTGTAAGGTCTGTGGGGACACCAGCAGTGGAAAACACTACGGCATCTACGCCTGCAACGGCTGCAGCGGATTCTTCAAACGCAGCGTCCGACGGAGACTCATATACAG GTGTCAGGCTGGTACGGGCATGTGCCCAGTGGATAAGGCCCATCGTAACCAGTGCCAAGCCTGTCGGCTGAAGAAGTGCCTCCAGGCGGGCATGAACAAAGATG CTGTCCAGAACGAGCGTCAGCCCCGCAGCACGTCTCAGGTGCGTCTGGACTCCATCGACGTGGACACAGACAAGGAGCATCTGTCCACCACACGGGATCCCACTTCCTCTTCTACTTCCTGCTCAGTGATCACCCGACCTCACATCACCTCCACCTCAATCAGCTCGTCGTCTGCCCCACCGCAGCGCTGTGCACCCCCCAGCCCACAGAACAACCACCGCTTCATGGTCAGCCTCATGACCGCTGAGACCTGCGCTAAACTGGAGCCTGAGGATG TTGATGAGAACATAGATGTGACCAGTAACGAGCCAGAGAGGGAGTCCTCAGACTACCACTTGTCCCTGTACCCTTCCAGTACAGAGAATGTGTACGAGACGTCAGCCCGGCTCCTCTTCATGTCTGTTAAATGGGCCAAGAACCTGCCAGTGTTCTCCAATCTCCCATTCAGAGACCAG GTAATCCTGCTGGAGGAGGCGTGGTCTGAACTCTTCCTGCTGTGTGCCATCCAGTGGTCTCTCCCCCTGGACAGCTGTCCTCTGCTGTCCCTCCCCGACCTGTCCCCACCAACCATGCAGAGCAAGACATCCTACACCAGCGTGGACCTGCGTCTGCTCCAGGAGGTCTTCAGTAGGTTCAAAGCCCTGGTCGTAGACCCCACTGAGTTTGCCTGCCTCAAGGCCATCGTCCTCTTCAAACCAG AGACCCGAGGTCTGAAGGACCCGGAGCAGGTCGAGAACCTACAGGATCAGTCCCAGGTGATGTTGGGACAACACATCAGATCACATTACTCCAGTCAGCCTGCCAG attTGGGAAGCTCCTCCTGTTGTTGCCCTCTCTGCGTTTCGTCAGCTCTGAGCGGATCGAGCTCCTCTTCTTCCACAGGACCATCGGCAACACCCCCATGGAGAAACTTCTGTGTGACATGTTCAAGAACTAA